CCCCTATGGTCCCGGCCGAACTTGCCGATGTGCTCGCACCCTTTGCCCAGCTGGCCGAGAAGATGGGACGCTTCGTCACGCAGATCGCGGGCGGCAGGCTCTCGTCCGTTGAGCTCATATACGGTGGCGAACTATCCGCCTATGCCGGCAGCATGAAGTACGTGACCCGCCTTGCCCTCAAGGGACTCCTTGACCCGGTGCTCCAGGCACCGGTCAATATCGTGAACGCGGATTTCATTGCAAAGGAACGCGGCATCTCGGTCAGCGAGACCGTTACGCAGGAAGCCAGCGGATTCAAGAACCTCATCACCATCCGGATCAAGACCGACAAGGGCGAAGAGACGGTCAGCGGCACGGTGTTCTTCAAGGGCCGCAGCCGCATTGTCGCAGTCGGCGGCTACACCATGGACATGATCCCCGAAGGCTACGTGATCGTGTCACGTCACCTGGACAAGCCCGGAGTCATCGGGCGTGCCTCCACCATCCTCGGGAAGGTCAACATCAACATTGCCGGCATGCAGGTCGGCCGGATCAATCCCGGCGACAAGGCCATCATGGTGCTGAACGTGGACAGCGAAGTTCCCGACAGCGTGATGGAAGAGATACGCGGGATGCCCGGGATCTTCACCGCTACGTTTGCCAAGATATCGAGCGAGAAGATTTAGGATACTCTTTTTTAAATGAAGCAGTGTTGACTGTAGAAAAAATAAAAAAATGTGGTCATTATTTGTTTTGAGGAACAGCTAATTGTGCAATACGAATGAAAGCTTGACCATTCTGATTTTCAATGATTTTAAAGGCAGGAGTACTTGTTAAAGTGTGAATGCATGCATGATGTACAGAAAGTATAGCATCTTGCAAAACCTGATCTGTTTCCATATCTTCAATATTTAATCCAATTTCTTTGCACTTTGCGCTTGAAATATGGCGAGAATGTGATTTCGTTAAAGCATGGTCTCCTAATTCTCGGATAATTGATAAAATTTTTTCATCTTTCTTAGGGTCATCTTTCAACATTCCAGTACGTAACCAATCTGTGACAATATCTTGCGACCATGCGATTGATTTCTGGCATTCTCCAAGCAATGTTGGATTGTATTTTGCAATAATCGGTTGCCAAAGTGGTACTCGTGAAGGATCTTTTTTACATTCATCGACAGCTTTTTGAAATTCTTCAATTACTCCATGAGCAGGCAAATTTCCAAATTGAGGATCAATGGGACCTAAATTTGATTGTTTTCCCATAACGATACTTTTGCATGAACATGCTATCATCGTTCCAGCTGACATTGAGAGTTGAGGTATTATCGCTCTGACATTGTTACCGAACATCTGCCGAAGATAATCAACTATCGACTCTGTTGCAGCTAAATCCCCTCCGGGTGTATGCAAAATTAGATCCAATCCTTTTGAACGGTCTAAACTGTGGATTGTTGTCATAAATCCATTTTTATCGTTATCATTTATTGCTTCATCTGGGATACCGGGTTTCTGTAACCAACCTGAATAATAGATAATTACATTTCGACCGGTAATATCAGATAATTGTTTGAGGTATTTTCTTCTTAATATATCAAAAGGGCCTGCTGAACTTAGTGTATTTAATTCGTTTAAAAGTGAATTCCAATCTGGCATTTAATCACCAGTCAGATGAGGAAGTTCTTTCTTCAATTTTATAGGGTTGTTGGGAATTTGCTGTTTGATAACTGGCAATCTGACAAAGAATTTTTTCACGCTCTGATATTTCAAGCAATCCTAAAACCTTAAACCCCTCATCAATGTCATCAGAATTTAATGTCATGTGATGACCCTTTTGTGTGTATCCATTAATTAACTTTATTAAATAATGCTCTGAAAATGAACCCCATCTAAATAGGTTTTTCCAATCAGTACTCATGACATAAACGCTCACATTTCACACCCCTTCCATTTCCTTAACTAACATAATCCCAAACCTGTCCATTTCGCTTAGCATGCCGCCCGTTGCATTTCACGAAATTGCCCCGCATAATATTAACGAAAATCGGTTTGCGGGATCGCATTATCCGATATTATGATGAACGCCGCCGCCCCCGAAGGGGCGCCCCCGCGGCGGATCAGGGGCCGGAATCCCTTTAAACCGACCTGTGCCCAGCGAGGCCCCGCTGAGGCGGCCGAGCAACCCCCGGAGGGGGTGGGCTCACTCGTTTTTTCAAATGCCTATCTGGAAAACCTTCAGCTAAAAAATTGGGGGGAGGTACCCTGTCTAAACTTTGAGAGGGGGTACCCCACCCCCCACTCCAAACCAAGAGGGGGGGACCCCCTCCCCCCCTGTCGTACGAAAGACAGGCACCCACCCCCCTCCGGTTGCATGCCCTAGCCCACGGCTTCCAGTGGAGTCACGACTGAAACTCCATTTCATCACGCGAATGAGAAGGGGGGGGTGGGAGCCTGTCCAAAAAGGGAGGTGGGTATACCCACCCCCTCTCTAAAAAATGAGTGGGGGTACCCTACCCCCCTCTCCAAAATAAGAGGGGGGGACCCCTTCCCCCCCTGTCCTGCGTAAGACAGGCTCCCACCCCCCCTTTGCCGCAGGGACCCGGGCAGTGGTTCGCGTGGAGGTTCAGACGGCGGGGTGTGGTTTGGGGAGTCGCAGTCCGGAGGGGGGGATACCCCCTCTCTTTGCCCGGACAGGGTACCACCCCCTCCCCCTCTCCAAAAAATGAGTGGGGGTAACCCACCCCCCTGTCTAAAATAAGAGGGGGGGATACCTGCCTGCCCTACCCCCTCTCCAAAATAAGAGGAGGGGACCCCCTCCCCCCACTCTAGGGAAAGACAGGGTACCCCCCCATTTGCACGAACCTGCCCACCGCATAATAATCATAAAACCGGTGTGCGG
The sequence above is drawn from the Methanomicrobiales archaeon HGW-Methanomicrobiales-1 genome and encodes:
- a CDS encoding serine protease; this translates as MPDWNSLLNELNTLSSAGPFDILRRKYLKQLSDITGRNVIIYYSGWLQKPGIPDEAINDNDKNGFMTTIHSLDRSKGLDLILHTPGGDLAATESIVDYLRQMFGNNVRAIIPQLSMSAGTMIACSCKSIVMGKQSNLGPIDPQFGNLPAHGVIEEFQKAVDECKKDPSRVPLWQPIIAKYNPTLLGECQKSIAWSQDIVTDWLRTGMLKDDPKKDEKILSIIRELGDHALTKSHSRHISSAKCKEIGLNIEDMETDQVLQDAILSVHHACIHTLTSTPAFKIIENQNGQAFIRIAQLAVPQNK